GACGTAGCAACCAGTGAAGCCTGATCCACTCTCAGAATAAGGGAGAAATCCATGTGATCCGGTGCTTTCAGTATCCAGTCTCCAGGGCCAGTCGCAAGGCCTCGTTACTGGAAATGGGTGATTGGGTGGCGCTAACCCCTTTTAATAACCCTGCATGGGGCGGATGTAAGAGGAGGGGCCAGGGttcctctggggggggggggagaacagataactcacccctttaaagggcaagtcagccCTTGTATATGTATTGGCAGTAGGGCCACAGCAAGGCTAACAGTACAAGAGGTAAGAGGAAGCCCGGAGGTGCCAGGACAgtgtattaaagggattgttccccttCCAGCACTTCCtctagttcagttggtttcacttccccagaaataaagacttttccaattactttctattttccatttgtttttataatattgaagttttCCCCTTCTAatgtgtttgtgaagcagctgtgggaggggggtcggcgaccctgatccatgagttgatccatgtgtttttccctgctgagcagaatccctgcgtgtcattaaaggcaactgttcgacttgatacaatagttgcatttatattccccatagatcctactgagaaatggatcactCAGCTGCCCCACGCACACTCATACTCACACCAACATTACACTTCAATGGtcataaataaaagatggaaagtaatgcggaaaagtcgttatttctggggaactgtgtgaaaccaactgaatgaaaagtgtttggaagttggaCAAGCCCTTTAAGTGCATAATGAGAGATAAGGGTAGATTGGGGCACTCTCATTGGATGCTAGATCCAGCTCCCAGAGCCAATCAGGAAGTGGCAGTTTGATAGGTGAGTGTATGATTTAGGAGATGAAGCTCCAGTGGATGGTGCTGAGCTGCTAGCCAATGACTTCTTGCCATAGAATAAGATTATACAGAGCCAATGGCATTATGTTATCCAGGACCCCAGGCACCGGGAACAACCACCCTGGGAAACCCATCTGGGCGCCCTTTGTCCAAAACCAAGGATCTGTGCAACTGTACCAATCTGCATTCCCTGTTCCTCCCCAGGTAATTGCCCCTACTGTGAGGGCAAACAAAAGCCTGACCCCTCTGTAACtcaatgtgtttgtttttacaaAACAGATCAGGTAAGAgctctgccctgaaatccattttatgGATATTTCATTCTGAAATCTGGCATGGTGCTAGACATGTtcgtttctcaggtgccctcggCCATGTGACGTGTTCTGATAAAGCTAATAAATCTAAAACTGATAAACTTCTGTCTCTCTTtcctgctgtgctgcaagttggagtggtatcaccctaACCTTTTTCCcacccaacagaacaatgggaaagtgaccatataacagctcccttacagcTGCATTGCTAGCTagctagtggtagatatgagactagcactcaatagtaaaaatccaggtccaaccACCACTCAATTCCACTAGGAGGAGAAAGGTCTGAAAGAAATTGCATTAtgcaggtggccatacactaaaagAACTGCTGAGTGGCTCTACCTCCAAGGTACTTGAGCAGAGCATTACTGGGCAGATCCCAGCACTGGACATGCAATTGGGATGAGAGCCACAATAATGAGCCAGTGTAGTCCACCCCCTTCCCTCATGGGGTTTTGTAATCCTGGCATGGCATTTAGTGAGGGTGGCTATTTGTATCCTTGGTACCAAATTCTTATTACATTCACCATTAATATAAGTCCTACTTCTCATGTTTCCCATTTGTCACTACCATAAATATAAGCCTTAGTTCCCACAGCCACATATACTCACCTTCATCACAGTTAAATCCCGTAAACCCAAAAGGACACCTGGGAACACACAGATCCACCATGTTACTCACTACATGCAATGGAACTCATTCCCTAATTAAAGGGCCAATCACAGTTTCCTAAAGAACAGCTCCTCCCCCACAGATTAGGGATAGGAGAAAGGAGGGCGCTCATATGGATCTATCATTAGTACAGGTGGATCTGCTTTATAACAGGGGGACCCATCATTAGCTCAAGGGCATCAATTATAATCATAATACATATCGTATATCATTAGCACTGGGGATCTATTATGAGCTCAGGTGGAGCTATGATTAGCACATGGCGATATTCCATCAGTAGTTAAGGCGGAGCTATGGTTAGTTAGCACATGGAGATATATCATCAGTAGTTAAGGCGGAGCTATGGTTAGCACATGGAGATATATCAGTAGTTAAGGTGGAGCTATGGTTAGCACATGGATATATATCATCAGTAGTTAAGGCGGAGCTATGATTAGCACATGGATATATATCATCAGAAGTTAAGGCGGAGCTATGGTTAGCACATGGAGATATATCATCAGTAGTTAAGGCGGAGCTATGATTAGCACATGGAGATATATCAGTAGTTAAGGCGGAGCTATGGTTAGCACATGGAGATATATCATCAGTAGTTAAGGTGGAGCTATGGTTAGCACATGGAGATATATCAGTAGTTAAGGCGGAGCTATGGTTAGCACATGGATATATATCATCAGTAGTTAAGGCGGAGCTATGATTAGCACATGGATATATATCATCAGTAGTTAAGGCGGAGCTATGGTTAGCACATGGATATATATCATCAGTAGTTAAGGCAGAGCTATGGTTAGCACATGGAGATATATCAGTAGTTAAGGTGGAGCTATGGTTAGCACATGGAGATATATCAGTAGTTAAGGTGGAGCTATGGTTAGCACATGGAGATATATCAGTAGTTAAGGTGGAGCTTTGGTTAGCACATGGAGATATATCAGTAGTTAAGGTGGAGCTATGGTTAGCACATGGAGATATATTAGTAGTTAAGGTGGAGCTATGATTAGCACATGGAGATATATCAGTAGTTAAGGTGGAGCTATGGTTAGCACATGGAGATATATCAGTAGTTAAGGTGGAGCTATGGTTAGCACATGGAGATATATCAGTAGTTAAGGTGGAGCTATGGTTAGCACATGGGGTGAaaagtgaatttttattctttttgatgCAAAGAAGGAAGTGTGTGTGCGACGGTGCTTGGACCTACCAACCTCTGGCAACTGTCATCTTTCCAATGAAACCCACTGGCACATGCTGAGGAGAAGAGGAACATGGGAAACAGAGCAAAGTCAAGACCAACATGGATGGAACATTTAAGGCCCACATGGGGTACAATCACACATGGGAGAGAAGGGAACCCACTGAGTCCCAAAATGAACCAGACTCTGCCATGGAGATTGGAGAGGAGCCACACATGCAAGGTCTGAGACATGGATGACGGACCCTATATAAAGAAGagttttatttggaaaaccaagcTCAGAATTGGGGCGAACACAGAATGAAGGGAAACAGTTGAGGTATGGGTCATGTCCCACTCAGCACCTACCTGTACACGAGCGGTCACCTGAGCTGAACTTAAAGTAACCCTGTCGGCAGGAGCAGGTCACCAAACCACGGTGGCACTGAGGGTCACTAGAGAATGGGTCACACAGGGCAAAGTCACAGAGGCTCAGGGCTGAGGAGAGAGACACAAGTGATGGAACCACCAGAAAGAACCTTGGACTGGGAACCTGGAGGGGGGACATTACTCCACCAAACCCCAAAACCTAGTGCAGTGCAGGAAATTGGGGGCTTCCACACCAACTACACCCCCAAATGCTGCAAACAACAAAACATAGATGGAATGGGTCAAATCCTGTAGGATCTGATCTGTGCCAAAGTGTGTGGCATTGAAATCAAAccaatttgcccccaagagacaTGGAGCAGCACGTGACACCGTTGTGACTGGCATTTGCCCGGGTGTGTAAGTGCTTATTGGAGGCAGCCTCCATCTTACCCTGGTAGGAGTCTTCTCTGAGGGACAAAACACAGCCCTGGTCCTGCCCCTGGCACGGCTGTGGTGCTATTGTATCTTTCAGGAGCTGCTCAGTGACTGGAGACAAGGTGGAAAACTGATGTAGGATTGTCACATGACTCCGCCTACAGGACACAGAGTCAGTCGTTAATGAGACCCCAGAGCACTAATGCCCCTCCTTCCATGTGGCAGTTGCAACTAATGCAAAAGGACAGTGGGGTGCTTCATCACCCACATGAGGGGAGATCTTCCACCTGGCAATGGAGCCCCGTGTGGCAGATACTCCACTACACCTTACCCAGGAGTTGCACCAACATGAGATATTGCTGAGTAGTTGCATCCAGTGTATTTACTGTCCCTCCCCACAGCACTGCAATTTATTTGTTATATGGGGGGCATATGGGGCAAAGCCAAGAACAGGTGTGTAAATTCGATAGCACCCTGTGCAATGGCGCCCTGGGCTATAGGGAAAGCAGTGGCCAAGCTGCTAatggtttaatttggcaaactcaGGGGCCAGTATTCCTGCAGTTTGTATGTTTCTCCTTATACTGAGGGACAAGTGTCAGTCTGTTATACCCCCCCCCTCATAAGTCCATCTCATACTCACCCCAAGTTGAACACAGACGTAGAGAGATACCCATCTATGGTTCCCAGAACTTCCTGAAACTGTCGGACACAGGAGAGGAGCCTGTTACTTCCACTTTCATATGAACATTCCCAAATCACTTTCAGGGTCCTGACCAAAGCAGGAGGATCCAGCGGGAATAAACCCCATCTCCCCTTCTATTATCCCCATTTCCCAGTTCATGTCCCATACATCACACAGATTGGGGGGTCCCATTCTCACCAAGGTGCTCACATTCCCAGACAGCTCCACCCAGAGGGCAGCAGTGTTTGTCTCCAGCGAGAGGTTGGTCTCATTCCACATCAGTGCCGAGACGGAGATTCCAGCTGGGAATGTTCTGACTTTCCATTGAAACAAAACCAAAACGTAGAAACCTTAATGTATGTGCCCCCGACTTCTACCCCACATTCACATTTCTTTGTATGCTCTGACCAACCAGGGTCCTTTATTCCCGAGTCTCCCAGTCACATGATTACCTGTTACACAGCCGAGCTCTGGATGGAAATAAAATCCCAGATCACAGCGGCACGTGAGGTTCCCATTGGGCCCTGGGCAGTGGCTGAATGGGAGGCAGGCGGGTGGGCAGTCTGGGGGTAGAAGAAGAAAGGTTATCAGTGGGAGATGGGGCTGAATTGAGGGTGGGCAGTCTGGGGGGAGAAGAAGAAAGGTTATCAGTGGGAGATGGGGCTGAATTGAGGGTGGGTAGTCTGGGGGGAGAAGAAGAAAGGTTATCAGTGGGAGATGGGGCTGAATGGGAGGCAGGCGGGTGGGCAGTCTGGGGGGAGAAGAAGAAAGGTTATCAGTGGGAGATGGGGCTGAATGGAGGGTGGGCAGTCTGGGGGAGAAGAAGAAAGGTCACTTTGACAGCAGAAGTTCTAGCCACAGAGTGGTGCTGACATACCAGCTTTTCATCCACATATGTACTGTGCTGTATTGGTACCCAATATCTCTCTGCAAACAGACTAGACACCATGCCATTTGTTACCAGAGAGAGACAgggcaccagttaatatcagagagagacggggcaccagttaatatcagagagagacagggcaccagttaatatcagagagagacggggcaccagttaatatcagagagagacagggcaccagttaatatcagagagagacggggcaccagttaatatcagagagagaaggggcaccagttaatatcagagagagagacagggcaccagttaatatcagagagagacagggcaccagttaatatcagagagagacggggcaccagttaatatcagagagagacagggcaccagttaatatcagagagagacggggcaccagttaatatcagagagagaaggggcaccagttaatatcagagagagagacagggcaccagttaatatcagagagagaaggggcaccagttaatatcagagagagacagggcaccagttaatatcagagagagacagggcaccagttaatatcagagagagacagggcaccagttaatatcagagagagacggggcaccagttaatatcagagagagagacagggcaccagttaatatcagagagagaaggggcaccagttaatatcagagagagaaggggcaccagttaatatcagagagagacggggcaccagttaatatcagagagagaaggggcaccagttaatatcagagagagagacagggcaccagttaatatcagagagagacggggcaccagttaatatcagagagagagacggggcaccagttaatatcagagagagagacagggcaccagttaatatcagagagagaaggggcaccagttaatatcagagagagaaggggcaccagttaatatcagagagagagacagggcaccagttaatatcagagagagaaggggcaccagttaatatcagagagagaaggggcaccagttaatatcagagagagagacagggcaccagttaatatcagagagagacggggcaccagttaatatcagagaaGAGAGACAgggcaccagttaatatcagagagagacagggcaccagttaatatcagagagagatggggcaccagttaatatcagagagagaaggggcaccagttaatatcagagagagagacagggcaccagttaatatcagagagagacggggcaccagttaatatcagagagagagacggggcaccagttaatatcagagagagagacagggcaccagttaatatcagagagagaaggggcaccagttaatatcagagagagacggggcaccagttaatatcagagagagaaggggcaccagttaatatcagagagagagacggggcaccagttaatatcagagagagagacggggcaccagttaatatcagagagagagacagggcaccagttaatatcagagagagaaggggcaccagttaatatcagagagagaaggggcaccagttaatatcagagagagagacagggcaccagttaatatcagagagagaaggggcaccagttaatatcagagagagaaggggcaccagttaatatcagagagagagacagggcaccagttaatatcagagagagacggggcaccagttaatatcagagaaGAGAGACAgggcaccagttaatatcagagagagacagggcaccagttaatatcagagagagatggggcaccagttaatatcagagagagaaggggcaccagttaatatcagagagagagacagggcaccagttaatatcagagagagaaggggcaccagttaatatcagagagagagacggggcaccagttaatatcagagagagagacagggcacCAGTTTAATATCAGAGAGAGAAggggcaccagttaatatcagagagagacggggcaccagttaatatcagagaaGAGAGACAgggcaccagttaatatcagagagagacggggcaccagttaatatcagagaaGAGAGACAgggcaccagttaatatcagagagagacagggcaccagttaatatcagagagagatggggcaccagttaatatcagagagagaaggggcaccagttaatatcagagagagagacagggcaccagttaatatcagagagagaaggggcaccagttaatatcagagagagagacggggcaccagttaatatcagagagagagacagggcaccagttaatatcagagagagaaggggcaccagttaatatcagagagagaaggggcaccagttaatatcagagagagaaggggcaccagttaatatcagagagagaaggggcaccagttaatatcagagagagagacagggcaccagttaatatcagagagagacggggcaccagttaatatcagagaaGAGAGACAgggcaccagttaatatcagagagagacagggcaccagttaatatcagagagagatggggcaccagttaatatcagagagagacagggcaccagttaatatcagagagagatggggcaccagttaatatcagagagagaaggggcaccagttaatatcagagagagagacagggcaccagttaatatcagagagagaaggggcaccagttaatatcagagagagagacggggcaccagttaatatcagagagagagacagggcaccagttaatatcagagagagaaggggcaccagttaatatcagagagagacggggcaccagttaatatcagagaaGAGAGACAgggcaccagttaatatcagagagagacggggcaccagttaatatcagagagagaaggggcaccagttaatatcagagagagacagggcaccagttaatatcagagagagaaGGGGCACCATGAGGTTCTAGAAGTGTTCTGCTAAAAAGGATTCCTTGCTCCCCAGTTATACAGAGGCATCTTTGTTTTGCCTTCTGTGCACAAATATGTTGGTACAAATACGTTGGTACAAACAAGTTGGTAGAAATCCGTTGGCATTGGTTTGGGGGTGCTTGAAGCAGTTCCAGGGGCTGGGCAGAGTAAGATTTGGGAGAATGTCTGTTGCTCTACTAGACGTATATATAGGATAGAGTAAAGCAATGGAAGATAACCAGTAACATACCTGACTGCACTTGCACCTCTGTGTTTACTGGTTGGACCAATAGAAAGAGAAATATAAGATGCCAGCACAATGCGGCACCTCTTCCATTCACACCCATGGGGCGACGTCCTTCTTCTCTCTCAGTTCCACCAGTGGGGGCGCTGCACAAAAGTAAGAAGTGGGGGTCACACCACAAACTAACTGAATTTGTTTAATCTTTGCCCGACCTCCCCGGGCCACACATACCCCCATGTAATTACCACACAATGATTTGTTGCCTTTTGTGGCATCCGTTTATTTCAATACAGTTGCCCAAGTCTTTGCCtactaataaaaacattacacaCAGTTCATCTCTCGCTTGTTCATATACATTAACCATAGAAAAAGGGCTCAATGTTCTTGGCTGCAGTGTTGGTGGAAAATAGACTCCCCAATATTGAGCTCAAGTCTGTAAATACGCACAGTAGTGCCCGGTATCACGGGactttattttacttcttttatACTTTCATATCATGCTGAACATAAACAGGGATTCACCAAAATCTTTGTTAAAAAGTTAAATGTTGTACAAAAATTCACAACATTCTCTTCTTTCTCCACCTCTACCAACAATTTTCCAAAAAAGTGATTGTGGCTGTTCGTGTGTTGTATGTACATACGGCCTTTCTGAGAATTATTCCGACCCACATCTACAGACACTTTCTACTCTTTACATAGACACAAGCCCCTGAGctcagtcaccctgctatagttccaggggtacccagggtacaaataaacactcaccccaaatctccccctaactgaccttcagactgggcccccttagctcataacaaggttacagatatatagaaacattggggtaacagtcaccctgctacggttccaggggtacccaggatacaaataaacactcaccccaaatctccccctaactgaccttcagactgggcccccttagctcataacaaggttacagatatatagaaacattggggtgtcaccctgctatagttccaggggtacccagggtacaaataatcactcaccccaaatctccccctaactggccttcaggctgggcccccttagctcataacaaggttacagatatatagaaacattggggtgtcaccctgctatagttccaggggtacccagggtacaaataatcactcaccccaaatctccccctaactgaacttcagactggacccccttagctcataacaaggttacaggtatatagaaacattggggtaacagtcaccctgctatagttccaggggtacccagggtacaaataaacactcaccccaaatctccccctaactgaccttcagactgggcccccttagctcataacaaggttacagatatatagaaacattggggtgtcaccctgctatagttccaggggtacccagggtacaaataaacactcaccccaaatctccccctaactgaccttcagactgggcccccttagctcataacaaggttacagatatatagaaacattggggtgtcaccctgctatagttacaggggtacccagggtacaaataaacactcaccccaaatctccccctaattgaccttcagactggacccccttagctcataacaaggttacagatatatagaaacattggggtgtcaccctgctatagttccaggggtacccagggtacaaataagcactcaccccaaatctccccctaactggccttcagactgggcccccttagctcataacaaggttacagatatatagaaacattggggtgtcaccctgatatagttccaggggtacccagggtataaataagcactcaccccaaatctccccctaactgaccttcagactgggcccccttagctcataacaaggttacagatatatagaaacattggggtaacagtcaccctgctatagttacaggggtacccagggtacaaataaactcaccccaaatctccccctaactgaccttcagactaggcccccttagctcataaaaaggttacagatatatagaaacattggggtaacagtcagaATGAATTCgggggtacaaataaacactcactgcCATGGAGGCTCATTATGGGGTGGCAGAAGTCCAGTTTGGGGTGTTGTGGGAAGAATGTGTATACAGAGCAGTTGTATCAGTAGTAGGTAAGTAGCAGGTAAGAGTAAAGGGTAAGTTGACACTGAGTGCTATATACAGGGTAGTAC
This is a stretch of genomic DNA from Xenopus laevis strain J_2021 chromosome 6S, Xenopus_laevis_v10.1, whole genome shotgun sequence. It encodes these proteins:
- the LOC121395198 gene encoding protein HEG homolog 1-like, translated to MGVNGRGAALCWHLIFLFLLVQPVNTEVQVQSDCPPACLPFSHCPGPNGNLTCRCDLGFYFHPELGCVTVRTFPAGISVSALMWNETNLSLETNTAALWVELSGNVSTLFQEVLGTIDGYLSTSVFNLGRSHVTILHQFSTLSPVTEQLLKDTIAPQPCQGQDQGCVLSLREDSYQALSLCDFALCDPFSSDPQCHRGLVTCSCRQGYFKFSSGDRSCTACASGFHWKDDSCQRCPFGFTGFNCDEAFLLTVILQSGLLFLLLAACVSLLILYSRKKRSQKPKLIDSLVLGVPSDVLSLPRAQFSWRRDWNWEEPVGTGLGNAHGETGQMDHVPQSSEIQLKSFGETPRSTVSNTRLGSHNPGFISD